ttagctagctggctggttaagttagcactagcctagctagctaacatccccgaccatgaggtcaccgagctactctcctcctgctaaagaagaggaggtctgctggacggagaaagaagctctagtgaaagaggaggaggaagaggaggatgttacaataccaaaacaagtagagggtgaagctgttaccgtgaaagaagaagagaaagacgtgttcagagtgaaagaggaagaggatgttacagtgaaagaagaggaggctcccgtgtttggagtgaaagaggaggaggaggagatgactgtcacatcgaaaaaggaggaggaagaagaggaggaaactggatatctggttccggtttcccaaaggcaccttaaggcatccaatggttctaatgaagaacttagcagtaagatggttttgagaaaccgggccctgattaacactagtaagtactgtcttcaAAACAGAGGCacaactctgcagttgttgaactgatgtgtggtgttaaatgGGAAATCTGAAAAGGACAACCTAGGATTTAAACAGCAAAAAAATGGCTGCCCTTagactctcaaattcatagagaaagctattgtagcaaccttaacccaaaacctagcgacctcatcaagaagttcagacatcttggtataacagttataaggtgttggcttgacagtctctggacccaggtttgagtccagctcagggctaccgctggaattcactacactatgaatacaaggactggccatccataaggtcaaaatcacAGTTTTAACCAGATTGAGActaaacagtgtttgtttacaaacagtggcgttatatgagcttatgttttggtttctgatggggtaagacagttgaaacatttgaggcatttaaaagttatattcttcaggAATCAATGACTATACAgtttatgggtctttctatatctgccagtgaggctttcctgtgggggtcaaattgttggagctgttgataagtcattgtatAATATTCTGCGaatgtattttcatttttattagggctgaccctagtcgactggtcgattgtttggtcgataggctgttttgTCGACAGAGatgctaggagcaacaacggctgaagcgcgaagtggtaggccacacaagctcacagaacgggcccgccgagtgctgaagcgcgttccaaactgcctctggaagcaacgtcagcagaataactgttagtcgggagcttcatgaaatgggtttccatggccgagcagccgcacacaagccccagatcaccatgcgcaatgccaagtgtcggctgtagtggtgtaaagctcgctgccattggactctggagcagtagaaaggcgttctctggagtgatcattccgacggacgaatctgggtttagcggacgCCCGGAGAACactacttgccccaatgcatagtgccaactgtaatgtttggtggaggaggaataatggcctggggctgttattcatggttcggtccccttagttccagtgaagggaaatcttaacgcaacagcatacagtgacattctagacgattctgtgcttccaactttgtggcaacagtttggggaaggccctttcctgtttcagcatgacaatgcccctgtgcgtaAAGCGAagtccaaacagaaatggtttgtcgagatcggtgtggaagaacttgacttgcctgcgcagagccctgacctcaaccccatcgaacacctttgggatgaattggaaggccgactgcgagccaggcctaatcgcccaacgtcagtgcccgacctcactaaagctcttgtggctgaatggaagcaagtccccgcagcaatgttccaacatctagtggaaagccttcctagaagagtggaggctgttatagcagcaaaggggggaccaactccatattaatgcctctgcttgaaacatgtaggtattatagACGCGGTCAGGGAGACgttttaaaatgtcagtgaagactcttgccagcttgtcagtgcatgctcttgagtacgcgtcctggtaatctgtctgtgaaGATTAACCTGTTTAACCCCTTGGAGTCAATTGACGCAAATTTGCTTCAATCTAAGTAATTTAAGTAATCCATAGTAcaaccatcttaaaacaattccatatgtccgtttagcccccctcccccaacggcttagatttacaggggttaaaggtcttactcacattggctaagGAGAGAGTGATcgtacagtcgtccggaacagctggtgcacaagacTTTGTGGAGGCCACagagatggcacagtccatcgctctaagacatgtgatacataaattgtatatggttatattatgtaccAAAAAATgatgcaacactaataaatctaatattattttataacaaatgtactTTCTCCCGCTTTGGATACtgtcgctgtccgcggttctgaatgtaattatatgcacaagcacaaaacaccacatctgtaattttagtcccgtctgaatctgccatgtcagtcatttttacatggcaggagagtaacaattcaagccagaataacctactgttttttggcgaactccaaggtcctctggtAATACCAAGTCCCGTGggaatcgacatccctgtgttttgagagaaatgagtttgacaggtgttgctcacgGTTTGATCAAGAAAACAATAATTGATTTGATCAATTTAACGAAGTGCTGCTCATAGCCTACATATGAAGGGCCTGCaagtatcaactttcacagtggaTGATTTTGTTCATATGTTTTGTGCGTATTAATATTTCTAGCCTACaatcatcgatgttactactaatgtgaaaacaagacaaaatattactattattgctcacttgactgtcttaagacaattgtcaaataatttaaCAGATGTCAATTGTTGTACAGCTTCATGGGTACGCTCTGGGCATCACCTTTTACCTCAAATAAACAGTATTTCTGCTATTGTGGccctttaaccatctgtctgactttgtcgttcacacagaagagagacgtgactatcgtggatcctctggggagcctcaacaacatcatgaagctgaggaggcagagaagagtccctccagatcagaacacctcaaaaaacaccagcggaaacccacagggaagaaatctcactgctgctctgactgtgggaatatATTCAACTCTTCAGCAGACCTTAAAAGACATAtgagaatccatacaggagagaaaccgtatagctgtaatcaatgtgggaagagttttactcactcaagctgcctgaaggtacatttgagaacacacacaggagagaaaccttatagctgtgatcaatgtggggagagttttgttacatctagccatctgactatacaccagagaacacacacaggagagaaaccttatagctgtgatcaatgcgggaagagttttactacatctagccatctgactatacaccagagaacacacacaggagagaaatcttatagctgtgatcaatgcgggaaccgttttgttacatctagccatctgactatacaccagagaacacacacaggagagaaatcttatagctgcgatcaatgtgggaagagttttactcactcaagctgcctgaaggtacatttgagaacacacacaggagagaaatcacacgactgtgggaagagttttgtttcGTCCCAATATTtagaatcacaccagagaacacacataggagagaaatcttatagctgtgatcaatgtgggaagagttttagtcaatCAAGCATCCTAatggtacatttgagaacgcacactggagagaagccttatagctgtgatcaatgtgggaagagttttagtcgatcaagcatcctgatggtacatttgagaacgcacactggagagaaaccttatagctgtgatcaatgtgggaagagttttagtgattcaagcaacctgaaggtacatttgagaacacacactagagagaaaccttatagctgtgatcaatgtggcaaGAGATACGCTGGTAAAATAACTCTGATTAAACATCAGAAAGTACATACATGAAGGActtgtttcatgatatcaattaaataatgtcacaatgttttaacattgttgtatgagtattttaatgaatttcacaatgtagaaccatttacatttgacattttttgtcatttagcacacgctcttatccagagcaacttacaagtgcatacattattttttaatttttcatactggccccccgtgggaatcgaacccacaaccctggcgttgcaaacgccatgctctaccaactgagctacatccctgctggctattccctcccctaccctggacgacgctgggccaattgtgcgccgccccaaccgttttccccctgttctattgatttcagcgtgatatggatattagcctcatcagggggaaaatccaggctctgaaatgagttgtgttacacttaccacgttggcgacccacttgaatcaaaatgcaacacttctaaatgtagctagctgttttctacaaattgtcctctgaccagtgatgtacacattattccaagattccgtgtggtttttgagctgttagttttaacaggacgtgcaacctcatctcccccctcgcgcgcaattgatttcaacatgatatcgatatgagtgatgacaaataagtgttgagtttctcttcgttttggggaccgctaaatttaaatgcatcactccaaaatgtagctgactgtcttctgcaggttgtcctctaaccagtgaagtAAAAGATATCGCCCGTTTCcatgtgtatttttttgttgtggtagTTTCAACAGCAGGTACAACCTGATTTCCCCCCCTAATCGATATCAGTGATTTACTTCAACTTCAtttcaacgtacttgcagcctataaacattGACGCAGGATAACACATGCGTCTATTATTACAGTATCCCACCTTGCAAAATATAGTTGAAAAATTGTTGAAAAGAAGACTATACTCGAGGTCCAATCTACgtttggttttggttgaaagttaaagttaaaaatatgttttttttaggtcgttgtttcaacgacttgaaaacaacttcatttcaacgtacttgcagcctataaacatggacGCATGATAACAAATGCGTCTATGAACTgttttattaacaatcttacatcactcctgtatttctttacaacattcaagtgctaattgtctttattccactactgaagaagcatgactcaaatcacctactcatatctcaaacatccagcctgacaaaatatacatatttaattattccatgcctccctattggaaatgaattattgccaatacatattGACAAAGGGGGTGTACATTCGGTTTTGATATTTCATAATATTTTCATGTAACATTTAGTAATCATAATAATTTATGTGACTAActgatttttttttgttgcacaattatattgtttacaaacagtgtagtaaaaccagcttatattttgggctggatattacatcatattcttactattttaaccaatgttatttccttagatgctctttagcctttcagcttttattgatgttctttagttttttatcctctGTTTGTTGTCTAGTAAATATTTCCGTTTTTCTTTCATAGCTTTTATTCATTTTTTCCTGTGAATTGCGTTGCatttcatgtctgaaatgtgctatataaattatactgaacaaaaatataaacgcaacaacgtaaagtgttggtcccatgtttcatgagctgaaataaaagatcccagaaatgttccatactcacaaaaagcttctttctctcaaatgttgttcacatccctgttagtgagcatttctcctccttttccataataatccatccacttcacagctgtggcatatcaagaagctgattaaacagcatgatcattacacaggtgcatcttgtgctaggcacaataaaaggccactttaaaatatgcagttttatcacacaatgCAATGCCACAGATGACTAGAGTTTTGAAGAAGCGTGCAATTggcgtgctgactgcaggaatgtccaccagagttgttgccagataatttaatgttaatttctctaccataagccgcctccaacgttgttttagagaatttggccgtacgtccaaccggccacacaactgcagagcacgtgtatggcgtcgtgtgggtgagcggtttgctgatgtcaacagaatgccccatggtggggttatggtatgggcaggcataagctacggacacaattgcattttaccgATGGCAATTGAAATGccaaagataccgtgacgagatcctgacggCAAttttgaggcccattttttttgcgccgcctcatgggtctcacagtcacggcaggctgtgacaccgcctgggatcaaacccgggtctgtagtgacgcctcatgggtctcacagtcacggcaggctgtgacaccgcctgggatcgaacccgggtctgtagtgacgcctcatgggtctcacagtcaTAACTCTTAATAAAAATGTGAAAtggaacaattaaatacattacaaTCAACAGAGGTTCATAAATTATACTGACTTTTTATTAAGAGTTATCCAAAGAagtattgattcaaatcctgacactgagtcagtataatttatgaacctctgttgattgtaatgtatttaattgttccatttccagtgttgcttccgtccctctcctcgcccctacctgggcttgaaccagggatcCTCTGcaaacatcgacaacagtcactcTCGaaacaccgttacccgtcgctccacaaaaggccgcggcccttgcagagtgacgtcaccgattgaaacgctactagtgcgcaccgctaactagctagccatttcacaccggttacatcaGCATTGTCAACGCTGGGAGAACAAGTACAGGGAACAAGAAAGATGACCTGGCAGAATAGACAGGCTCTGGATTGGCTCCTAGCAGAAAAAGGCAGAGTCTGTGTTATGTTCGGAAGCGATGGCTGCACTTTTAGTCCTAATAATACTTCccccaggaggaatattctctgaggcaatgtttaagcttaaaggattgagacaggaagtcaagataatactgccccaggaggaatattctctgaagcaatgatcaagcttaaaggattgagacaggaagtcaagaaTAAAGCTGGGCAGGACACGTGTGCCTGGGATTGGCTGAATTTGACATTTGGAAAACGGGGAGCAATGTTCACTAAAAATGGCAATGATAATAAGCATAGCACTGGTAGTAACGGGAATAGTCTTTTTGCTGTTTGTTGCCATTGCTGAAAACCCAGTTGATCAGAACCACGGTGAAACAAATGACTGTGAGGAGAACGACCATAAGGACCGGAACCCGAATGAGACATGAACTTGACAGAGGTGATCCCAGTTACCAGGGAAACCAGGACATTATACGAATTCTAATGGGAAGCAACGTCAAAGGAGGACCACTTGActgtgtaagggatcgggggttggcagggtctagacagagtctgacacttccccgatctacagagaaaATGTAGATGTACTCaaaaatttttttaaaaaaagcatcgctattctgcgattggatcttaccaccctgtccgagtattcattacagactgCCCTCACGGAAACCCAGAATGTCTTTTATAGGGTggtggcaggaggaggaggaggggcttgtCATGACTACAAGGACCAGCTACAGCTGGAGAAACCTGGACTTGGAGATATTCATCCTCCCAGACTTATATCCTGTTCCATATTACTTTTGTGGTGATAATGACTCTAGAATGACGTCAGAAATGGGATAATAAGCAAACATAGATGAAGCATTAGTTAAGGAAAGTAGGTGAGGTAACATTTTAAATGGATTTTGGTGTTGGAACTTGGAGTCCCATATGGGGACGCCTGAggaaaaccaggaatcctaaaAAAGATAGACTACGCCTCTCTCATGTCTTACCTATGTAGTAGATGTATGTAACAAAGGGTTTTCCGGTTACGAGTGTCCACGGACAAGTCTCTTAATCCCCTAAacaaggttctgcttagattcagaagtctgttgttagggaagtaaacaggttctgcttagattcagaagtcggttgttagggaagtaaacaggttctgcttagattcagaagtcagTTGTTAGGGAattaaacaggttctgcttagattcagaagtctgttgttagggaagtaaacaggttctgcttagattcagaagtctgttgttagggaagtaaacaaGTTCCGCTTAGAGTCAGAAGTCGGatgttagggaagtaaacaggttctgcttagattcagaagtcggttgttagggaagtgaacaggttctgcttagattcagaagtcggttgttagggaagtgaacaggttctgcttagattcagaagtcggttgttagggaagtaaacaggttctgcttagattcagaagtcggttgttagggaagtaaacaggttctgcttagagtCAGAAGccggttgttagggaagtaaacaggttctgcttagattcagaagtcggttgttagggaagtaaacaggttcagctttcggttgttagggaagtaaacaggttctgcttagattcagaagtctgttgttagggaagtgtccGAAATGGAGAGCAAGCATTACTAGACCTTGTAAACATTAATAAATTATATTATAAGAAATAATATTGGAAATAATTCACTAGTTCATGTATTGCTTATACAATTGTAAGATAACTGCCttaaatagatattatggttGAAACAGAGCTGCATTATTGTTGTGTATTTTTTATGTGTTTGGATACTGACACTTATATTTTATTTTGAGTAGAAACATTTATGTTGTTACCTTTGGAATTGGTAATGTTTGAAAGTATAACCTTAGTGCTTTATATCGTAAACATGGTTGTTCTTATGTTAGTCACTACATATCCCTGTATTCATGTattagtgtcacggtttcggccgaggctgcctctcttccttgttcgggcaggcttcggcgttcgttgtctccggaatactagctgccaccgttgtatgtttcatgttcgtttgcttttgtctgtttgttgtgacacctgtttctcgtttagtgtaattagtgtcctataagtttctcattgtgtttgtctagtgttgtgtgtgattgatttatttctgtcgtgtgttgttGCTTGTATATtgcttattcgctcggttgagctttactccactgtgttggagcgtttacgcacatgtttagtgcgccttttgttttgtcgccttcgtgcgtagttttcgccttcgggcaagtttgttcattttccttgttggaaattgcactaaagtcttttggactatacttcggtgtcctgcgcttgattccaccactacacccacctacagcattcttgacagaatcacacaccatcaagaatggaatcagcaggagccgctaacagcccaggcgacgctggaggacaaggtccgtgaacagagtgaccagatcctgcagatggggtccgcactgcaggaggtgatcaccaccatccgaggctgggggactcctccaccgccatcctctctgccagcaccatcggccagtcagcccattcccactccggaacccagaggagttcgactctcgctcccgattccttctccaggtggatctgtacctggccaccgtgcacccggcgccctcgggacatgagagcgtgtccgccctgatctcctgcctttccgggaaggcgttggaatgggccaacgcggagtggaggaggatcgacgcggacaccatcacctacgacgagttctcccgccgcttcagggcggtgtttgaccatcccccggaggggaaagcggcgggggagcgtctggtcttcctccggcaggggaagaggagtgcccaggagttcgccctagaattccgtactctagcggcggatgcagggtggaatgagcgggctctcatcaatcactacagatgtagtctacgcgaggacgtccgtcgggagctggcctgtagggacaccagcctctcgttcgaccagttggtcgacatgtccatcaggctggataacctgctagctacccgcggacgttccgaggggggtccgtccatttcaccctccagcgcctccgagccgtgccccatggagctcgggggcgctggcgctagagagaggaggggtcggcttaggagggggtccatctcctgcaccaactgtggtcggggaggacacaccgcggctaggtgctggggatggcctcctaggggagaggacgacaggtcccgcactggggattccttccaggtgagtaggcgccccactcacccagagctctctgttgcacatttctgtatacctgtgcgttttccacaggtagcacctcattctcAGCATAAGgtgctggtagattcaggcgcggctgggaattttgttgataagaagttttgtttagccttagggattccccttctccctgttgatgtccctttccccgttcatgccctagatagccgtccgttgggtgcgggcttgatcagggaggtcactgcgccacttaggatgtgtgcgcaggggggtcatcaggagatgattcagctatttctgatcgactcgcctgcgtatccggtggtgctgggcatgccctggttgagtacccataacccatctattttgtggcaggagagggctctgatggagtggtctgcccagtgtgtgggtcgatgtttgggcgtttccgtaggggctacctcggtggagagtccaaaccaggtgcccgcattgcacgttccccctgagtatggggatttggctattgcgtttagtaagtcgagggcgacgcagttgccgccccataggcagggagattgtgcgatagacctccaggcaggagctgcgctcccacggagccatgtgtatcctctgtctcaggaggagaagaaagctatggagacttacatagacgaatctctgagacaaggatacatacggccttccacttcccctgcgtcctcgagtttctttttgtgaagaaaaaggatggtggtttacgcccgtgcatcgattaccgtggtctcaatcagatcacggtgaagtacagttatccactcccgctgattgcgaccatgactgagtcattgcatggggcgcgtttcttcactaaattagatctcaggagcgcgtacaacttggtgcgcatcagggagggcgatgaatggaagacagcctttagtaccacctcgggccattacgagtatcttgtcatgccatacgggttgatgaacgctccgtcagttttccaatcattcgtggatgagatcttcagggacatgcaggggcagggggtggttgtgtacatagatgacattctcgtgtactcgcctacccgtgtcgagcatgtggccctggtgcgcagagtgttgcggaggctggtggagcacgacctgtatgttaaggcagagaagtgtctgtttttccaggagtcggtctccctttttggggtatcagttgtctgcgtcaggggtgaagatggaggtagaccgggtgtcagccgtgcgtaattggcaaacaccaaccactgtgaaggaggtgcagcagtttttggggtttgcgaattactaccggaggtttatccggggttttggacaggtggcagttcccatcacgtctcttttgaaggggggtccggtgcgtctgcagtggtctgccgaggcggacagggcgtttgggaggctgaaggacctgtttacctcggccccggtgctggcgcatccggatccctctttgccatttcaggtagaggtggacgcgtctgaggccggtataggagccgtgctttcacaacggtcaggcgcgccacctaaactccgcccctgtgctttttattccaagaagctcagtccggcggagcgaaactatgacgtaggggacagggagctgttagccgtggtacaggccctaaaggtgtggaggcactggcttgagggggctcaacaccctttcctcattttgacggaccaccgtaacctggagtacatccgggcagcgaggaggctgaacccttgccaggcaagatggaatatgtttttgacccggtttacatttaagatcacgtacatccctgggtcacagaacggtaaggcagatgcactgtctcggcggtatgacacggaggagaggtccgtggagcccactcccatactgccggagtcgtgtctggtggcaccggtagtgtgagaggtcgatgctgagctcgagcgggcgtgcacgcaccgaccctagtccaccgcaatgcccggagggtcggaagtacgttccgctcgaggttcgggatcgattgatctattgggctcacacgtcaccctcctctggacaccctggtatcggccggacagtgcactgtcttagtgccaagtactggtggcccacgttggcaagggatgtgagggtttatgtttcctcctgctcggtgtgcgcccagtgtaaggcgcctagacatctgcctaggggtaagttactacccctgcccgttccacaacaaccatggtctcacctctcggtggatttccttactgaccttcctccttcacaggggaataccactatactggtcgttgtggatcggttttctaaggcctgtcgtttgctccccatgccgggccttcctaccgccctgcaaactgccgaagcactattca
This sequence is a window from Coregonus clupeaformis isolate EN_2021a unplaced genomic scaffold, ASM2061545v1 scaf0902, whole genome shotgun sequence. Protein-coding genes within it:
- the LOC123485939 gene encoding zinc finger protein 2 homolog; translation: MRIHTGEKPYSCNQCGKSFTHSSCLKVHLRTHTGEKPYSCDQCGESFVTSSHLTIHQRTHTGEKPYSCDQCGKSFTTSSHLTIHQRTHTGEKSYSCDQCGNRFVTSSHLTIHQRTHTGEKSYSCDQCGKSFTHSSCLKVHLRTHTGEKSHDCGKSFVSSQYLESHQRTHIGEKSYSCDQCGKSFSQSSILMVHLRTHTGEKPYSCDQCGKSFSRSSILMVHLRTHTGEKPYSCDQCGKSFSDSSNLKVHLRTHTREKPYSCDQCGKRYAGKITLIKHQKVHT